A single region of the Tubulanus polymorphus unplaced genomic scaffold, tnTubPoly1.2 scaffold_43, whole genome shotgun sequence genome encodes:
- the LOC141914557 gene encoding guanosine-3',5'-bis(diphosphate) 3'-pyrophosphohydrolase MESH1-like, with protein sequence MTEVKTLMKCVDFAAKKHKFQKRKDPERTPYINHPIGVANILTEEAKIDDIVIIQAALLHDTVEDTETTFEELEATFGKEVTDIVREVTDDKSLPSVQRKQLQIEHAVNASRAAKLVKLADKLYNLRDLNRVSPRGWTPQRIHDYFVWASKVVNGCRGTNSYLETSLDQLFKQRQIIL encoded by the exons ATGACAGAAGTGAAAACACTGATGAAATGCGTCGATTTCGCGGCTAAAAaacacaaatttcaaaaacgcaAAGATCCAGAGAGGACACCGTATATAAATCATCCTATCG GCGTTGCTAATATTTTGACAGAGGAAGCTAAAATCGATGACATTGTTATAATACAG GCTGCTTTATTACACGATACTGTCGAAGATACAGAGACAACATTTGAAGAACTTGAAGCAACATTTGGCAAAGAAGTGACAG atattGTTCGTGAAGTAACTGATGATAAAAGTTTACCTTCTGTTCAACGAAAACAGTTACAAATAGAACACGCGGTGAACGCGAGTCGAGCGGCTAAACTCGTTAAACTCGCTGATAAACTCTATAATCTACGAGATTTAAACCGGGTTTCCCCGAGAGGATGGACGCCTCAACGGATTCACGATTACTTTGTGTGGGCGTCGAAGGTGGTCAACGGTTGCCGTGGAACTAACTCTTATTTAGAAACATCACTCGATCAATTATTTAAACAGAGACAAATTATACTGTAA